Genomic segment of Gouania willdenowi chromosome 17, fGouWil2.1, whole genome shotgun sequence:
aggtatttgggattaacgtgtctaaagttaagcccagtatgagttttatcccacatcccaaggcgtaccagtgcatcgtagaccagtgtatgtgcaaaaaccgctactgcaaacccaggaactgccccgggcccgcagatgcagccaggccagcaaaAGAGTCACCCCCCACGGctgagcaaccccccagatgcccccaagatcccaggcggagaagcagccaccgccccccacacacacatccgagaaagccccaaggaacCGAGCACCTAGCGCATCTGACcacaacccccaaccccaaggccccccaccaggATGGGGGGGATGCTGGCGAATTGCAATGAATTGATTCATTGCAATTCGATAGCaatgattattgtaattttaatgtcCTTCTTTTCCTTCGCCAAAAATCAAAGATTGAAGAATAACTTCTAGAAACATTATATGAGTCATAGGTTCATAAAACAAGTCAGTCAGTCATTCATGAAAGTGCACTTTATGCAGTGTTAACCTATGTCCACATATACtgacatggttaaaaaaaaaggtaattaatttaaaatagaaaaataattcaGGGGACTCAGGGGAGAGattgtagctgggtttccatcacagatttttacaaaataaaagcaatatttctaaatgtcgacaaagtataattgcgctcggaacgtgtttccattgaacgttgttttggggaggagcctagcaactcccatgaaatctcatgcCCCGAGACtttgctccaaacctccttataacaacccgtattcctttgttgtttcacacctaatgtggcagtaatcattttaaagtataatgctgaGAAATGCcacagtctcctcttctgtctacacgtaccgcgtcatgtttacttagacagaagtggtcatgtgaccaggtaggTCACCTCCTGTGACATGTATTTGAGTAAAAGGTGTCTCCATAgagcttttgcaacacatttaaatatcaaaatgtctgaaattccttctcatgaaagcgtaaaaaccttttttgcGATATCtgagtgttttttaaaaatgcgggtgtttccattactagtttttattgcgctatttcgattttgcgcattttcaagggtaatggaaacccagctattgatTTCAATATTATCTTTAAAAATTGCCATATATCGTGAATCTATACTTTTTCCCcaaacataaaatcaaacatACATTTACTTCTCGTTTTTGTCCACATTTGATGTTTTTCCAGATCTGGGgccacatttataaaagtgtgtctaggtaagcacacttcagctggcgtatgataaaaaagatttataaaCGAAGGCGCACGTACGTCCCATGTCTTTTTGCATTGTTAGTTTGTGATGAATTTGTTAGAATAATTGCCTTAAAAAGAACTAGAAAtatttcctgatttttttttcattaattgttaaatctttccaagtaccccctgcaatgtacTCCTGTACCCCtgcttgggaaccactgtgttaCAGCATTAAACTGGTACATAGCATCTGTAGCTTAgcatgaagctgcttgtcatgtttacagTTTAATGCAGAAGCAGAATTAAATAAACCCGAGTTATCAAAGAAACTCACCGACATGCGCGAGCCACGCACAGATGTGAATAATGTCTGCAGCAATCTGATCATGATTAAAGAGATGAGGTTTATTCAGATTCAGCTGTATTCTGGTGGCTAAGGGCAGGGTCAGGTCTAACTTTGTAGGTCTGAGTAAAGCTAACATCTGAGGCTCTGCAGCTGTAGTGAACATGTCTGTGATACAGAACGTTTTGTTTCCCTGTTTCCTTTCAAAGACCTCCACTCTGGAGcccgtttttaaaaagttcagttttcaagcaccaaaacgcTGTTGCCGTGTAAATGCACCGCCAAAACGCAACTAAACTTATGCGTTTTCACTAGAAAACGTTCTTGTGTACACAGTGCTTTAGGTTGTGTTGGAAATGACACACAACCTGaggcacactgaggctaaatatctccgttaatTCTCCAcgtttgaaagttctgaaaacatgaGACAACGTAAGAAAGTGagcaagtagaatatcaacatgtggtcatttgatccataaaactcacggaaacacatttcattccgtcATTTTTGAGATTTTTAGAGACCCGCCATTAGCTACttacaaaacttccggttaacttcaaaacaagagccctatttacaaaaagagTCAAAAAGTAATGGAAGGCAGGATGTTTCTTTCCAACCTTTGTCAGGATCGTTGTTcatttcctcctccagctcaTCTGGGGAAGCGTAATCTGGCTCTGGCCCCTCCccgctgggtgtgggcttcagTTTCCCACAGCAACAGTTGCAACAGCAGcagaggcagcagcagcagtaacatCCTGTGAGGACCCCACAGACCAGGAACAAACCCTGGtacacacacagtgtttctGCATTAGGGCATAGGAACGCAGGAAGTCGGTGTTTCGTACAAGCTCCGCCCCTACCTTTGCCCACCAGGTAGACAACATAAAGTACGTGTTGACGTTGTCCTCTCCAAACTGCTGGGCGACATACAGTCCCAGTGATCCATACGAGTCATAGATGTTCCTCTTGGTGAGATCCGACAGAACAGCGTGAGCACTGTTCAACTCTTTAAACTTCTCCGATGCCTCGGGATTATCCGGGTTTTTATCAGGATGGTAGCGCAGAGCCAGTTTCCTGTTTTCCACACAGATGTGTTGGATgttcagaaaattatttttcaccaaattttgccagattgcTTTTTGCCTTGTTCACATTGACATTGTCAGCATCTGTtaccaaaaatggagtcaatcgTTGCAATTTTAGGGGTGGCACAGTTGTTCACAATGTTgaccttttttctgttttcaggaaaacttttttttataccaaTATATTGTGAACCATAGGCGGATTCTAAGATTCTTGCCAGGTGGGGCAAGAAAaaagaattatatatatattattttttatatatttttttatttcatagtcactgttttttggcacttaaaatatttgtatatgatgtaaattatattaagaatttggAAAACTCTAATGAACCACTAGGGGGCAATGCCTCTCCTGCCCCCCCCTCAAACTCTGCGTATGATGTG
This window contains:
- the LOC114479359 gene encoding dnaJ homolog subfamily C member 5-like, coding for MSDGRQRTLSTCGESLYQVLGLEKGCTHDDIKKSYRKLALRYHPDKNPDNPEASEKFKELNSAHAVLSDLTKRNIYDSYGSLGLYVAQQFGEDNVNTYFMLSTWWAKGLFLVCGVLTGCYCCCCLCCCCNCCCGKLKPTPSGEGPEPDYASPDELEEEMNNDPDKDVEAPIIQQPTNASEKTQLITDGHRRYGDTYT